AGTGCAAGCAGCAGCAGGAGCGCCGCTGAGGCCGGTCCGCGGAACAGGCCGTCGCGGGCGGCACCCGTACCGCCCGCCGCCGTACGTGTGTGCCGTACTCTCGTGGTTCAGCCAGGCACGGCCTGGCCGTGGACACGACGGGCTGAGGGACTCACACGTGGCAGAGGCGGAGCGCATCACCGGTACGCCGGAACCCGAGCCGGGCTCCGGGACGGACCCCGTAGCGGGGGCCGAAGGGGGAGGGCCGGCGGAGCCGGAGCAGGGCGCCGCCCGCGGCAAGCGGCGGATCGCCGCGCTGCTGGTGGTCGCGGTCCTGGTCTACCTCCTCGACCTGGGCAGCAAGCTCCTCGTCGTCGAGAAGCTGGAGCACCACGAGCCCATCGAGGTCATCGGGACGCTGCTGCAGTTCAGCGTGATCCGCAACCGCGGGGCCGCGTTCGGCATCGGCGAGGCGCTGACGATCTTCCTGACGATCATCGCGGCGGCCGTGATCGCGGTGATCGCCCGGATCGCCCGCAAGCTCTACAGCCTGCCCTGGGCGCTCGCCCTCGGCCTGCTGCTCGGCGGCGCCTTCGGCAACCTCACCGACCGGATCTTCCGCTCGCCGGGGGTCTTCGAGGGCGGGGTGGTCGACTTC
The sequence above is a segment of the Streptomyces lydicus genome. Coding sequences within it:
- the lspA gene encoding signal peptidase II translates to MAEAERITGTPEPEPGSGTDPVAGAEGGGPAEPEQGAARGKRRIAALLVVAVLVYLLDLGSKLLVVEKLEHHEPIEVIGTLLQFSVIRNRGAAFGIGEALTIFLTIIAAAVIAVIARIARKLYSLPWALALGLLLGGAFGNLTDRIFRSPGVFEGGVVDFIAPAHFAVFNLADSAIVCGGILIVILSFRGLDPDGTVHKD